One Ostrea edulis chromosome 6, xbOstEdul1.1, whole genome shotgun sequence genomic window, tgaccccttgaccttggagtttgacctactttttgaaaactttaaccttactaataacttttgaacagtaagtgaaagagctttgatatttcacatgagtattccttgtgacaagacctttccgtgggtaccaacatttttgaccccgtgaccttgtccttggagtttgacctactttttgaaaactttaaccttgctaataacttttgaacagtaagtgatagagctttgatatttcacatgaatattccttgtgacaagacctttccgtgggtaccaacattttttaccctgtgaccttgaccatggagtttgacctttttagccgagttgcaacgaagttgaactcggctattggtttggtgatgcgggcggttgggcgtcaacaattggtttccggatgataactcgaaaagtttacaatctaatcaaatgaaactttgatatattgttgggtaccaggtaaggaagacccctattgattttggagaaaaatgatcaaaggtcaaggtcactgaccgaaaatagaatgaaaatttcaggaaaatttggtttccggatgctaactccgaaagtttaaatcgaaatcaaatgaaactttgatatattgttgggtaccaggtaaggaagacccctattgattttggagaaaaaaggtcaaaggtcaaggtcacagtgaccgaatataaaatgaaaatttcagaaatatttggtttccggatgataactcagaaagtttaaatccgaatcaaatgatacttgaagatattgttatgtaccaggtaaggaagaccccaattgactttggagaaaataggtcaaaggtcaaggtcagtgactgaaaatagatttaaaattccaaaaggattttggtttccggaggataactctaaaaattttaatttgaatcaacggaaacttggatatattgttggataccagcaaagcaaggcccctattgattttggagaacaaaggtcaaggccacagtgaccgaatatagattgaaaacttcagataaatatggtttctggacagtaactcgaaaagtttaaaaactgaaattagttcttcacaattataaatataccacgtcattcctggctttactatgtatcccatgcaactcggctcatgcacccctgggtgcatatactgatttttgaaaagtttaaccttgcaaataacttttgaacagtaagtgatagagctttgatatttcacatgagtattccttgttagaagacctttccgttggtattgaaccttttgaccttgttatgacctacttttaatatattttttttacattgttcataacttctaaatggtaaatattagagctttcatattgtacatgagcatttcttttgacaagatctttctagtggtaccaagatatttgcccttgtgaccttggccatcttcggaattggccattatcaggggcatttgtgtttcacaaacacatcttgttcaggaatggagtgttcggaaagtaggtcaacctttatacaagtagatataaatgcatgcaacaaaagaatgaaaaacgtaagacatgattaaaatgcacaaagttaGTTTAgcaaaggtggattttaagtgggttaatgtactcgtatcactccattccttaaaagcaatgaaGCGATAATCGTACATGAACCCCTacttaatattatttcttttctgGTAATATACTATGCTTGCTATATTTTTATGCAGAAACAAACTTTGATACAAATTCTCTAAATAAAacccctatttattcctataattCTGCTGAAAAAAGTCCTATATTTGCCCTATAaattgcttttttaaaaatcatcctataatcctttttctttctttttttttttgacctAAAGTGGCTTGACACTCtgatatgtatgtatatgtagtcaaacctcgttatctcaaTCTCGAGATATCCAAGGATTCgagatatcgagggtaaaatacttaaagaataagttgACATATCCATGATATTCGAGATATAGGTGTACGAGATGCTGAAGTTcaactgtgtgtgtgtgtttatatatatatatatatatatatatatatatatatatatatatatatacacacacacacacacgcacacatatatataatgaaaggataTTAATGTAGTTAAAGAATAGCAAATACACAcggaaaatattcatttacactttttcagcaatagaaacaacaaatataGAATATTAATGTATTATTTCGGATTGACCATGATTCTTAGGGCGTGTTCTTTTGAAAGCTACTAAAGGTGAATAAGAAACACTTAATCGTGAAATCGCCCCTTGGCTTGCTAAGTTTCCACTTGAATATCCTTCAAAAATcattcttttattattattttttcaggGTCTGGAATTGGTACAGTGTTTGGAAGCTTGATAATAGGATATGCCAGGAAtccatcattaaaaaataatttgttcaCGTATGCTGTCCTGGGATTTGCATTATCAGAAGCCATGGGCCTGTTTTGTTTCTTGTTGGCAGCTGGTATTCTATTTGCTTTCTAAATTACAAATCTAGAGACTGTTAGcatgaaagaaagcaaaattTAGTAAGAGTGtgaatattggaataaaaaaaagtcTTCTCTTAACTttcttattcaatttttttttcaatacaaatttgtatatgtataaaatgaacaattatcaatttttcaagaaatgaatcaaacaagaaaaaaaaaatatacctgTGGATCAACAATGGATATTggaccaaaaataaaaattgtgcTTCCGCAAACCCGGTCGACCCTAAATTATAACCCCAACCCTaggaatttatatacatgtaggactccaaagtgcgatggtgtgaaaCGAATGCAATGGAGTGACACGCCGAagtccattggtttgtaaacgacagtgttttggtacatactaccaaccgtgtgttgttacACCAAAATATcggtgcaaaatccatgcataaaaCAAGGATAAGAACTTGTTTCGTTGTCGTGTTATGAAACACATTTTCCAACacgaaatcgtatagaatgttttgcattatagcatacCCCCAgaaatttattacatgtacatcacaagtaataaatgatcatgaattaaagaatgtttgggcaaGTAGATACTTCGACAACAAATGCATTTTGCTGTTCTCACaatcctcaacagtgtaaaccttgctGTTGTCCATGTCAATCTTAATCGCCCGTTCCTTCCTCCAATACATCCCGAAGAAGTTGGGTGTCAGCACTGCAGCAGAAAGAACCCTCGTTGGGGCAAACTGACGTTGCACTTCGTCGGTTATATCTTGAAAGATGTTGAGAATTTCCTCGCAAACGTTGCTGAACCCCGCAACATcacactttggagcgaccatcgcactttattaggtcacctgagtaaactctacctattgcaattggtttttgtccgtcgtcgtgcgttaacaattgaacatttttaacttcttaataactaccagtcccaTTCtgttcaaatttgatatgaagcatcattgggacaagggggacatacattttaaatttcaggactacAGCACCCCTAGGGGCGGGggcaaaattgaccaattttcaaaaatcttctcaagaaccacacacatgtaagaaaaacctataaatgcatagtgacgtagagcaggaaggcctctaccaaaattgtaaatttcatgatccccggggtaagtgttctgaccccaggacagggccaaacttgttatatggtgtttatgtgtaaaatacttgaataacattttctttagtgctgttgatactaaattgaaagtaaatagatattaagAAAGAACAGgttgtcctttaccaaaattataaatttgatgatcccagggg contains:
- the LOC125646548 gene encoding ATP synthase lipid-binding protein, mitochondrial isoform X1, whose amino-acid sequence is MNGTRLVTCSARCMRAASLQVSRPLANAAVAQRCEARWFRTTATREDIDQAAKYIGAGAAAVGAAGSDLSSGTKIFALVTLAIFGIGHYQGHLCFTNTSCSGMECSERSGIGTVFGSLIIGYARNPSLKNNLFTYAVLGFALSEAMGLFCFLLAAGILFAF